Proteins encoded together in one Triticum dicoccoides isolate Atlit2015 ecotype Zavitan chromosome 7B, WEW_v2.0, whole genome shotgun sequence window:
- the LOC119340101 gene encoding zinc finger BED domain-containing protein RICESLEEPER 2-like isoform X2, giving the protein MAKIARRFLTIPATSVSSESTFSTTGRILDDYRSSLKPVMVEALVCGASYIKGAHVDLNLVPRDENEEDDVETIKLPIVEEIND; this is encoded by the exons ATGGCCAAGATAGCCAGGAGGTTCCTTACTATCCCGGCTACCTCCGTGTCTTCAGAATCTACCTTCAGCACGACCGGAAGGATTTTAG ATGACTACAGGAGTTCGTTAAAACCGGTTATGGTGGAGGCATTAGTTTGTGGTGCAAGTTATATCAAGGGTGCTCACGTTGACTTGAATCTGGTG CCGAGGGATGAGAATGAAGAGGATGATGTTGAAACCATCAAGTTACCCATCGTGGAGGAGATCAACGATTG A
- the LOC119340101 gene encoding zinc finger BED domain-containing protein RICESLEEPER 2-like isoform X1: protein MAKIARRFLTIPATSVSSESTFSTTGRILDDYRSSLKPVMVEALVCGASYIKGAHVDLNLVPRDENEEDDVETIKLPIVEEINDW, encoded by the exons ATGGCCAAGATAGCCAGGAGGTTCCTTACTATCCCGGCTACCTCCGTGTCTTCAGAATCTACCTTCAGCACGACCGGAAGGATTTTAG ATGACTACAGGAGTTCGTTAAAACCGGTTATGGTGGAGGCATTAGTTTGTGGTGCAAGTTATATCAAGGGTGCTCACGTTGACTTGAATCTGGTG CCGAGGGATGAGAATGAAGAGGATGATGTTGAAACCATCAAGTTACCCATCGTGGAGGAGATCAACGATTGGTAA